TAATTGATGACTGTTTATGCAGGACATTGACATGAATGAAATGTGTGGCCTCAAGCCAAGATTGTATAAGCATTGGGTAGATGTCTACCAAGGATCTGGCGGCACTGATTTTCAATCATCTGAGCAGAGATTCTTTTTCTCCATCTGTAAGTGATCTAACAAACTTGGCCACACCTTTCTGCCACTCAAACTTCTTATGTTACTTATGATTAATAGTGGTGATGGTTTTCATCAATGTGACGTTGAATTAGATTGTAGCATTTGCTGTCACCTTGGAACAGGAATTTTGTGGTGTTAACTTTTGTGTGGAACAACTTATAGCATGCTTGGCATGTTTAAAAGTGCTTATAAACCTTTAGGTCTATCCTGTTTGTTAGTTTATTTTTGTGCTGTTACTGAATTTACTTTGGCCCTATCACTTGGCACCAGAAATTGTGGATGAACCAGTAGCAGTCTGATACATGTGAAAGAATGAATCATACTTACTCTGAAGAAGAAATTCTTGTTAGCGAGATTTAGTTCTAGAAACATTCAAGGAAAATTTAACTATATTAGTTTCTATTCCTCCTAAGTTCTTCAATCATTGTGTTCAGATTTCATAATAACGAAGGCAATATGGATTTATccacataaatataaaattcttTTTGACTCCTTCAGTTGGCTTAATTTTTGTATAATTTTCTTGAGAATTGCATTTTGCataattatttattatagtTGCCCTTCCTGGTTGAGTTTGGTTTCTTGAGAGTCCCAAATTTATATCTCAAAAAACAAAAGTGGCTTTGTCAGGTTGTACTTTCATTCTGCACTTTGCATCAGAAACTTTTAAAGACTAGGTCTAGGGGTTACAATGTTATTTACAAGCAGTTGATTGGAAAAGGCTAGGTTTTTTATTACCCTGGATGACATATCTTAACAATGCTGGAATACTCAGCAAAAGACATAAGAAATTAATTGGTGTTAACGCAATTTTCTTGGTCATCTTTGTTTGGTTTAATTGGTATTGCTTCTAAATTCAATCTAATTGATGCTTGCTGTGTATTACTTCAGgttcaattatgtgattcttTAGTTGGgtttcattttgcatcaaacATTGATGAACAGATTTAATGTTGACAAACTGGCATGTTATTGAGCATGTATTGCATAACAAATGTTAAAAGCATACAGGTGTATATTTTTTACATTAAGAGTacttttgcttttcccctttttctttggtaGGCGGAAAGGTGTCAATGCCCCGTGTATGTTTAGATGGTCTTCATAgtgcattctttttttttttttttttttttaaagaatgtATATTTCTGCAAACCAAatgtttatttatctatttaaaAGGCAAAGTTTAGGGGCAACTATGAGATTCCTTTTAACGTCTAAGCTGTCCATTATTTTATTCTAGGGAATCAGAGTCAACCACGAGCAAGATATATATATGCTTCTCAGTGTAGATGATATAAAATGACTGAAAACCTTGTGATTCTCTGAGATGCCTTTGGACTTTATTTTCGATTTTCTTCCATGCTTGACCCCCTTTCTGCAATAGTTGTTTAACTTATCAAAGATCAGCAACTAGAATATAAGTTATTTAACATGAAGTGGTCCTTTTTAAAGTGCAGTTTGGGATTGAGCCTTATTATTCAGCTTATATTTGCTAtaatattttcccttttttgtcaCTCTGAGCTTATTTTGCGTTAACAATTGATAGTCAATCACTTTTTGACACATTCTAGAGAATTGAGATGATTGTTGCTTTATGATAAACTCTTGCTTGTTCAATGGGGTTATATTCATCAGTTAAAAGTTGTACATATAATCTTCCAATCACACTATTTCTGTAGGCAACAGCTATCGGGATGTATTACACCATAACAAGAAGCCTTTTTATCTTAAAGGTCAAGAGGACTCGAGTATCCTGGATGCTTATGTTTTGCACACTGTATGTATATGGTTTTATACTTGTATTTTGGTCATTACCTTTGTGTTTTGAATTGGCATTTCCTTTCCAACTTTCTCTATATGgatttttaattgttatagcaTCATTTTGTAATGAGAAGCGAAACAACATTGTGCATTTCAAACTGCTGATAAAACAGTGGTATGCAGTTAAATCATGTTTTGAGAACAAGGGATTTGATCAGTAAAAATGATGCAAAAGTGGCTGATGCTCAAGGACAAGGGAGCATTCTCAATGGTGATGGTTTCCTGGACCATGGGTTTACTCGTCCTAAGGTATTCATAGTGCTTGCTCTAGGTGTAATTCTGCACATAAGAAAGGTTATGCACAAAATTTTCTTCCATGCGTCTGTTTATTTATTCTGGTTGTCTTAATTGGCTGTTTATCTATTCCGTTCTTACTAGTCTGGTGTTGTTCTTATGATCTTTTTCCCCCTTTGTCACGTAATCAATTTATTTTTCATCTAAGTGGCTATCTTTTGCTCAATGAACAGTTACTATAAATTGGTAAACCTAATGTATGCGCAAGTTTCTCCATCTATTAGTAATTGTTAGGTAGACTTAAGGTCAGAAAGAGCTGTGCCTTCTCCTGGCAAATTTGAACTTCACTTCGTAGGCTTTCTGGTTTTGTCAATATTTGCTTTGGTGCTACCTTGCCCTTGAATTTCAAAAGTGCTGCAGTTTTCGGACCCTCTTATATCTGATACAGACAGTGACCGATCCAAGGGAATGGATatttgaaaagggaaaagattCTGAAAGTTTGCCTTTCTTTTCACGTGAACTACTTGACGCCTTTGTTAAGTGATTATCATAGAGCAGAGCTTGTTCTTGAGTTCCAAAACCATGGTGCCAAAGATTGGAAAGTATTGATCGGAGGTGCCTGCATGGACAACTTGGCATCTCTGTTTCATTGCCAAGATCTTTCACCAATCATGTGCTACTATCTTAACCCACAAGATGTACAGATTTCCCTGCTTTTTTGGTCACTTGTAGCTGATTTATTTAGGTTAATGTAATGAACTTCTTCCTGTTAATTTTCTCACCTCGGAAGTTTATACCTACATTGTAGACACTCTATACATGTCTGAAAATCCACTTGGGAAAGAGACTAACAGGATGCAGAAGCAACTGACTCAAGTTTGAAATTAAGGGAGGATTGAAGGATGCTTAAAGTTTCTTTCATATTTGTTTTATGTGTCTGACaactttcttatacattttagTTTTGATGTCCTGGGCACACTCTTAAGATTCTTAATTGCTTTAATGTTGACACTTTCAGAAGATAAGCTTTTgcccttgtttttgttttaattttcagGTCTTGATCCTTTTGCCTTTAGCaagcattgcattttgggtaGTAAAGAGGTTGATCCAGTTAACCCCTTCAAAGCATAAGGTATTGCTGCACTGTACTAGAGCACTGGTAGGAAAGGTCAACGAGTTTTTGTGCATAAGAGCCCACTGAGGCTGGTTATCTTCTTGTTTAGCACTATTCTTGCATAACTTCTTATCGAAAACTCAAATGTATCTGTTGTGTAGTCGACAATGACTTTTCAGTCTTCTGCACTTAATACAACTTGCCTGATGGACAGTGATACTTTATGGACTGGAGCACATACATGGTCTTACGCCCAGATATGACTTTCCATTGACTTGGGCAAAAGAATGCAATGCATGTCAAGATGCACATTCGCATGCTAGTGACCAAAAAGAAAAGCCAGTCTTCTGTGATAATTACTGATTGTGACTAAAAATTTCAACTATGCTCAAGAAGTAGGAACAACGATGGCATATATTTCTTATTGCTTCCATGGGAAGAAATTAAGGAGATTTTAATGTGTTTTTGAATGTGTGTGGTGTAATGTTCATGCTGACATGCGGGAGACTGGCAAATGGTCCTCCTAGACTGGTTATGGATCTCCACTTTTCCAACTAAACAGTAGATTCTACATGGACTGAGTAGAAGAGGAGACGAGCATTCTAAGTTCTCCAATCGAGTTCTTGTGGAGTCTGGATAATTGTGATGCTTAGAACTTAAAGGGACTAAATTGACTGTGGTAGCTGCAAATATGATGTCTTATAATCTTTGCTTCTTGTCATTATTTGGGCATTTGCATAGGTCATCTGTGTGGAGTTAATCAGTCTTTTGTTGCTATAGTTATTGATTGTCATTAAAATGAACAGTCTCTTCAATGCATTTTCTGCATTGTCCTATTCCCCAGGTTAATATTGAACACATGGATCGCTTTACTGAGGAGTTTGGGAGTGGAGGAGTTGAAAGTGAGGAGGAGGATGAGGATGTTgagaactcaaaaagaaagaagtcCTCTAAACCTTCTGACTTTCAGTCATTGTTTGGTGGGAATAACAATGATCATTTCATGATAGGCATCAAGTATATGGGGTAAAATATCTGATCTTGACTTGTTGACTATTGAGAGATTCTTAATTATTTGACTCTGTTTGAGCAGACTTCTTTAGGGAGCTCCTTTTTCTATTGCATGTCAATTCTTACGCATTCATTGGGTGTTTTCTGAAAAGATGAATGGAGCAATGCTtgtatttttttatattgattGTAATTTCTTGGAGAAATAAAATCATTTGGGCTTTTGGCTGTCCGTTGTGACTAAGCCAAGTCTAACATTACAGTCATTTGTTTTCATATGTTTAGCTTTTTTCTCGTATTAAGTTGTCACTCTTCATTAACTTGATGAGGACATCTAAAGGCTGCAAAGTAATTCATGCTTTTTATCCCATTGTGCAATTTTATGGTATATGATTTAATAATGTACTGATTTGGACCAGTTGCCAAAACTATAGCAATCAGTTGAATAAGTAACCTTGAAAATTCTGACTACTCATGCTCTAACACAGTTCCCTCCATGACCCTTGGCATTGTGACAGAACTTAGTTATATGAAATTATATTCTTTAAATGTCTTTGACTGGGAAGGCTTGCATTCTAGGAGTATCGACTTTGTCGTTTCTTAGTACCAAGGAAATAgatggtttgaaatgattggCTGGGTTAGCATCAAATAAAAGGAGGTTTTGAACTTTGTCAAGAGATTTCTTTTTTGGAAAGAGCTGACGGTGACTTTCTGCAGTCTAAGCATCACATGATATGTTTTGTGGGAAGTGTGTGAGTTTGTTTAATGTTTAATATAACAGGACATGATTGCATAACATGgttccttttattttattttaacatATTGGTTTGAAGCTTCTTCCTGGTTCTCAAGAAAAGTCTTCCCTATCACCATTGCTTGTGGAGGTGTTGATGGGACAGGAACTTCCATCCCTCAATTCCCCTCGGCAGGCTAAAATACTTCAACATCCAGGCATCAGACCTAATTTACCAGTAACCACTAACCACCAAAGGGCTCTTGGTGCATGCTTAGAGCGATTGGCCTAGTAGTATTGCTTTAAAAATTTACCAAGTAGTGAGTTTTAGTTCTTCTGATTGAAGTAAGGTCATTTTCATGAGTGGAAAAAATCTGTAGAGACTTCAAAAGAGATTCTTCATAAGATGAGCTAGGGAATTGTTGATAATGACAAAATGGTGATTAGGCACAATTTGAGGGTTAAGTTGGATTTATTGTTATATGTATGAATCCGAAAGAATTGTATAGTCCATTGAGAAATCATGCATACTAGTTTTTAGCTGTGAAATAACTTCTTTATTCTTTCTCTGATGCACAATAGTAATTTGTTCTGTTTTGAAATCACATATTCTTTTCAAGCTCTGGTTCCTTATTAATCGTGTTGTTCTTGAAGATTTGGAAAAGCCCTGAGGTGTCTTCATTATTCTGATTATTAAGCTTTGGTGTTTTGCTTCTAATAATATTTCTTCATTTGATTGTTTATTGGCAGGAGGAAGATCAAGTTATATGCTGATTTTTATTCCTCAGACATAATAGTTGCTTCCCCTCTTGGTTTGATCACTGTGAGTCTTTAACTGGTCACGGTGATTTGGTTCTTAATGCTATGCATACTATGCCATGTGATCTCTTTTATCTGCATCGAGCATGTTTTGAGTTTTGGATTGCTATAGGTTGAAAATCTTGCCAGTAAACTATAAACTCCTCATCATGGATTGCTCCCTTGGCTGCTTGTTTACTGTGTATTATCTTTTTGCTATCTATACTGTGTTTGTTAGCGGTGATTATGACCAGTTTTCAgattttttggaaatttatGTAGGTTTTTAGTGTTAACCAGTTAACAAAAAATTATGTGGTTCAATTGGGCATCATAAAGAGGTGTAGTCCAACCcaatttttggtccaacttTTAATTTTAACCAAGAAATTTTAGCAGTACAATTCAACCATCCAGTTGGCTGAGTTACTCCACATTTTTTATGTAATACAAGAAACTAATAGTCGCATTCAACGGAAATGTTTACATGACAGTAGTAAATTTAGAAGGAACTGTATAATACGTATTTAAAGGATTGATAGATTGTACTTTTATTCTGTAACTTTTTGACCTATATTTAGAGCACCTCTACCAGTTACCAGCCTTCAAGTCTTGAAATGATTTTTAGgccttcatttatttatttgttgtttaGGTGTGTCATCTCTAGTCGTGGATCCACTGCCTTAGCAACTGTTATGAGGCTTGTAAACCCTCAAAAGTCCAAACCTAAACTAGGACCCAAACTGTTGCATCTAACAAGCTTAAAAAATCTGGAAGGCTAGAAACCAAGCTTTATTCAAACACATGCCTGTAAAAGAAGAGGACATTGTTCATGAAGTGCTGACTGCTGTAAGAGATGTAGTGGCGGGTTGTGGAAAATTTCCAGTAAACAAGGCAAGCTGGGAATTGGCTGTAGAGTCAGGACTACCTCTGACTTGTTTTAGATGACTAGTATTGTATAGCATAGAGTACTATTGATGCAGTAGAAATTCTACATTCTGTGTACAAGCTTACTATTCTTATCAATAAAATGTTCAATTTTGCTCTAAAAAATCATATTAGGACATTGAGGTTTGTAACGAGGTTTCAAGTATAGATCATAATAATGTGGAGCAGTATGCCTTTTGAGATTGTTATCGTGGGGGTCAGAGTTAGGGCTTATTGGATTTTAAAATGCGCTCCATTTCTATGACCATCAAAACTCAactaccttttcctttttcctgcaATAAAGGGAGTGGGGATTATTAACTTGCCTGtaaatttggttaaaataatcGAAGGGTTCTCTTAAAAGATCATCAGAAAAATAAGCACATGGAGTAAAGCGTACAGCCGGGAACAGGCTGTATTCAagtgaaaccctagttttgtagAACACAATGAAGCCCAAATTTTGTGGAACATATTCTTTCATAATAGCTAACCAATATGGCTTTGTAACATGTTCTATCATCTGGGAATTTTAAATCTAATATAAGTTGAAGTAGTTCTTGATATTctgttaaagaaaaaaagaatgcaGATCAATATATTTTAGGATAGTGCAACAAGGTGGGATTTAACAGATTTGATTAAAACCCAAAAATTGTTGTTTTCAATAAATTAAAAGTTTGGCTAGACTCCGAGAGTGGAAATCAATTCTTAGCCCTGTCAGGATTCAGTAgtgtagtattttttttaaagcatAAGGTGACCTTGATTTTACTGATGAGATTAGACCTCTACTTTAGTTTACTGATTGAGCTTTGAAAAACCATAATCACTAAAAGGTCtgtattttttccaaattatgaTTCAATAGAGATGGTCATTTTGTTTTCTATGGCTCAAAAATGTCATTATGACTAAAGAGAATcttgtttttttggttttcaatcTCTCTCTAATTTTGGGGTGGTTTGCCGAGAACAGATGACTTTTCAATCACCTCCTTTCTCTCTTAAAGTGTGATATGCATAATGATTTGTTCTATTTGGCAATTTACAGAAAATTGGCGCGGCAGAAgtagagaaagaaaaggatattGATTATCTTTCCTCCATAGAGGTAAACTATTTAGTTCTAAGCCATGTAATTTCCATTTAATATTTACGTATataagtgtgtgtgtgtttgggtTTGTGTGCATTTGGGCTGAAAAGAACGTTTTATTGGTTGAACTTAATCACTACCATGATGATTCAATATTTATCTTAATAAATTCTTTAATTGTTTCGCTTCAATTAATTGAGGGCTTTTGCATCTTCCAGGTTTTGATTATTGACCACGCAGATGTCATACTAATGCAGGTGACTTTATTTTCTGGTagagttttgttttgttggtTCCTTTATTCAAGTTAAGTAGTCATTTCTCCCTTCTCCCACACTTCCCCTCCAACCGGGCTCATATAAAAGGAGGAGAATGGATACTACTTCCCTTCCTTGTTTTAGGTGTATGGCCTTTAAGAATGAGTCCCAGCTATATACAGTTGTTGAAACGATAATGTGGTGCCAAGCAGCTTGAAACTGATACAAAGTGCACATTTCCTAATAactttttgtttacttttttgttGTCCTCATTTGATCTGCAGAATTGGTCTCATGTGAACACAGTAGTTGAACAATTAAACCGGTTACCTGTGAAGCAGCATGGAACTGATATAATGCGCATACGACCATGGTATATTTTTATTCCTACCTTTCTCTATGGGCAAACATCCACCTTTCGATGAGCCCTATGTATTTCCTGTCATACTCGGTCTTCTTTCTGCTACATTTCCTAGCTTCTGGaatattaataatttatttttaaatatctGAGTCAAGGATTGTGTATTCTTGTTACTTTAATATTAGTTGATTCTAGCTGTTTTTAGGTTTTAAGTTGTTTTCAGGTGTTCTCATTTGCCTTTGACTTCTGCCTTTTTATTTTGAGCCCAAAAGGCTGATTTGTAAAtgtccttttccttttcaaaacttataggacaaatatatcttttattTTCACACAACATTTGAAGGATTAACTTTTTCTTAAGCAGCTTTTGAAAAGGTAAGGCAAGCGGGAATAACTCTGTTTTGCAATAAAAATGATCATCCTTCATAACATCTGATCTCTTAAATTTGTGTGACACCACGTAAACTTTTGCTTTCTTGCTTCTAGGTACCTAGATGGACAAGCGCAATTCTATCGACAAACAATAATTCTAGGTTCTCACTTAAACCCAGGTAATTACTTGCACATTGTTAATTTCATTATGTGTAACTGTTGCTTTAAGAATAGTTGTTGCATGTATATAACATTTTATGTTTTGGACTGCCAAATGCAGTTTATGAGATGTTTGATTTGACCTCTCTAAGAGTGGATCATAAGGCCAAACGCGAAGGAAATAATTCCATTACTTCTGGATT
The Coffea arabica cultivar ET-39 chromosome 6c, Coffea Arabica ET-39 HiFi, whole genome shotgun sequence genome window above contains:
- the LOC113692468 gene encoding protein NUCLEOLAR FACTOR 1-like isoform X2, which produces MINGAKESGVPGSTEKSEDSGSDDGEIGASDSDEEHDSRTNVESITSRSTFSSHLEYKLSQGEVDNLFKRKWNYKWEVPALRAPNCKWRGTGDCFLKDIDMNEMCGLKPRLYKHWVDVYQGSGGTDFQSSEQRFFFSICNSYRDVLHHNKKPFYLKGQEDSSILDAYVLHTLNHVLRTRDLISKNDAKVADAQGQGSILNGDGFLDHGFTRPKVLILLPLASIAFWVVKRLIQLTPSKHKVNIEHMDRFTEEFGSGGVESEEEDEDVENSKRKKSSKPSDFQSLFGGNNNDHFMIGIKYMGRKIKLYADFYSSDIIVASPLGLITKIGAAEVEKEKDIDYLSSIEVLIIDHADVILMQNWSHVNTVVEQLNRLPVKQHGTDIMRIRPWYLDGQAQFYRQTIILGSHLNPDVNSLFNRHCLNYEGKVKLVCLYKGVLPKVLIPVRQIYERFEADSIADVDDARFQYFCKKVFPKIKDSIQGGIMLCISSYFEFVRLRNFLKSQEASFCLLGEYTKQSDISRGRVWFFQGQRKIMLYTERAHFYHRYKIRAIQKLIIYSLPERKEFYPEIVNMLEGSQNMSCTVLFSRFDQFRLERIVGSASAKRMITSEKGVFVFC